From one Streptomyces sp. SCSIO 30461 genomic stretch:
- a CDS encoding geranylgeranyl reductase family protein has protein sequence MTEPLSEHTADVIVVGAGPAGSTTAYYLAKAGLDVLLLEKTAFPREKVCGDGLTPRATKQLVAMGIDISEEAGWLRNKGLRIIGGGVRLQLDWPELASYPDYGLVRKRDDFDEQLARQAQKAGARLYERCNVGEPIVDDRTGRITGVHAKLGEEKTPVTFHAPLVVAADGNSSRLSLAMGLHRREDRPMGVAVRTYFTSPRHDDDYLESWLELWDRRGPGEDRLLPGYGWIFGMGDGTSNVGLGVLNTSAAFKDLDWREVLKAWCASMPEEWGYVPDNMTGPIRGAALPMAFNRQPHYTRGLLLVGDAGGLVNPFNGEGIAYAMESGQIAADVIVQAHARSTPAQRELALRSYPKVLKDTYGGYYTLGRAFVKLIGNPRVMKIATQRGLSHPVLMKFTLKMLANLTDPTGGDAMDRIINGLSKAAPKA, from the coding sequence GTGACCGAGCCTCTCTCCGAGCACACCGCGGATGTGATCGTCGTCGGCGCGGGTCCGGCCGGATCGACGACCGCGTACTACCTGGCCAAGGCCGGACTTGACGTCCTCCTCCTGGAGAAGACCGCGTTCCCGCGCGAGAAGGTGTGCGGTGACGGGCTCACCCCGCGTGCCACCAAGCAGCTCGTCGCCATGGGAATCGACATCTCCGAAGAGGCCGGCTGGCTGCGCAACAAGGGTCTGCGCATCATCGGCGGCGGCGTCCGGCTCCAGCTCGACTGGCCGGAGCTCGCCAGCTACCCGGACTACGGACTTGTCCGCAAGCGCGACGACTTCGACGAGCAGCTCGCCCGCCAGGCGCAGAAGGCGGGGGCGCGCCTGTACGAGCGCTGCAACGTCGGCGAGCCGATCGTGGACGACCGCACCGGCCGTATCACCGGTGTGCACGCCAAGCTGGGCGAGGAGAAGACCCCGGTCACCTTCCACGCCCCGCTGGTCGTCGCCGCCGACGGCAACTCCTCCCGGCTGTCCCTGGCGATGGGCCTGCACCGCCGCGAGGACCGCCCGATGGGTGTCGCGGTCCGCACCTACTTCACCAGCCCCCGGCACGACGACGACTACCTGGAGTCCTGGCTGGAGCTGTGGGACCGCCGGGGCCCCGGCGAGGACCGGCTGCTGCCCGGCTACGGCTGGATCTTCGGCATGGGCGACGGCACCTCCAACGTCGGCCTCGGCGTGCTCAACACCTCCGCGGCCTTCAAGGACCTGGACTGGCGCGAGGTGCTCAAGGCGTGGTGCGCGTCCATGCCGGAGGAGTGGGGTTACGTCCCCGACAACATGACCGGCCCGATCCGCGGCGCCGCCCTGCCCATGGCCTTCAACCGCCAGCCCCACTACACCCGCGGTCTGCTGCTCGTCGGCGACGCGGGCGGGCTCGTCAACCCGTTCAACGGCGAAGGCATCGCCTACGCGATGGAGTCCGGCCAGATCGCCGCCGACGTCATCGTCCAGGCCCATGCCCGCTCCACCCCGGCGCAGCGCGAACTCGCCCTGCGCAGCTACCCGAAGGTCCTCAAGGACACCTACGGCGGCTACTACACACTGGGCCGCGCCTTCGTGAAGCTCATCGGCAACCCGAGGGTCATGAAGATCGCGACCCAGCGCGGGCTGAGCCACCCGGTGCTGATGAAGTTCACGCTGAAGATGCTCGCCAACCTGACCGACCCGACGGGCGGCGACGCGATGGACAGGATCATCAACGGCCTCTCGAAGGCCGCGCCCAAGGCCTGA
- a CDS encoding DUF397 domain-containing protein has translation MNSGIQWQKSSASTGGEQCLELAERDGDILVRESDDPEVIVKTSPEKLRAFIAGVKNGEFDHFAN, from the coding sequence ATGAACAGCGGAATCCAGTGGCAGAAGTCGAGCGCCTCGACCGGCGGAGAGCAGTGCCTCGAACTGGCCGAGAGGGACGGCGACATCCTGGTGCGCGAGAGCGATGATCCCGAGGTGATCGTGAAGACCTCGCCGGAAAAGCTGCGTGCGTTCATCGCGGGCGTCAAGAACGGCGAGTTCGACCACTTCGCCAACTAG
- a CDS encoding ATP-binding protein → MTKTDSTACAPFPSSQRYSFTGPNAAMTVRLARDWVACLMEAHGRPRLVEAAKLCTSEAVTNTYLHTCASVIAVDVSVTDARVLVLVKDDEAGKLLPTELTEVPVTRQGGRGLLLIAAYAERWNVVQGGGRHKTVWFSLTEQTEEPVEA, encoded by the coding sequence ATGACCAAGACCGACTCAACGGCGTGCGCGCCGTTCCCCTCAAGTCAGCGGTACAGCTTCACCGGTCCGAATGCGGCGATGACCGTCCGCCTCGCTCGAGACTGGGTGGCCTGCCTCATGGAGGCCCATGGCCGTCCGCGGCTGGTGGAGGCCGCGAAGCTGTGCACCTCCGAGGCGGTGACCAATACCTATCTCCACACGTGCGCCTCCGTCATCGCGGTGGACGTGTCGGTGACCGATGCCCGTGTGCTGGTGCTCGTGAAGGACGACGAGGCCGGAAAGCTGCTGCCGACCGAGCTCACCGAGGTCCCCGTGACCCGGCAGGGTGGGCGAGGGCTCCTGCTGATCGCCGCGTACGCCGAGCGCTGGAACGTGGTCCAGGGAGGCGGACGCCACAAGACCGTGTGGTTCAGCTTGACCGAGCAGACCGAGGAGCCGGTGGAGGCATGA
- a CDS encoding NADH-quinone oxidoreductase subunit B family protein, with protein MGLEEKLPSGFLLTTVEQAAGWVRKASVFPATFGLACCAIEMMTTGAGRYDLARFGMEVFRGSPRQADLMIVAGRVSQKMAPVLRQVYDQMPNPKWVISMGVCASSGGMFNNYAIVQGVDHIVPVDVYLPGCPPRPEMLMDAILKLHHKIQNSKLGVNAKEAAREAEEAALKALPTIEMKGLLR; from the coding sequence ATGGGACTCGAAGAGAAACTTCCGAGCGGCTTTCTGCTCACCACCGTCGAGCAGGCCGCGGGCTGGGTGCGAAAGGCGTCCGTCTTCCCCGCGACCTTCGGCCTCGCCTGCTGCGCCATCGAGATGATGACGACCGGTGCCGGGCGGTACGACCTCGCCCGCTTCGGTATGGAGGTCTTCCGCGGCTCGCCACGGCAGGCCGATCTGATGATCGTCGCCGGGCGGGTGAGCCAGAAGATGGCCCCGGTTCTGCGCCAGGTCTACGACCAGATGCCCAATCCCAAGTGGGTGATCTCCATGGGCGTATGCGCCTCATCGGGTGGAATGTTCAACAATTACGCGATTGTGCAGGGTGTTGACCACATTGTGCCGGTCGACGTCTATCTGCCGGGCTGCCCCCCGCGGCCGGAGATGCTGATGGACGCGATCCTCAAGCTCCATCACAAGATCCAGAACTCCAAGCTCGGCGTGAACGCCAAGGAAGCGGCCCGGGAAGCGGAGGAAGCGGCACTCAAGGCGCTGCCCACGATCGAGATGAAGGGGCTGCTCCGATGA
- a CDS encoding nuclear transport factor 2 family protein, which yields MTSRPTRALTLLAAAVALSATTVPTANAAQNGAERRPPRIVADWAHAWNGTDPAALGALFTADGTYTDKAVGMTFRGPKEIAGWKARADRLIDNVHVTVRSARRDGTRVSVKAVYSGHLKGAPKPFAVPMTTLLDLNKSGCRITSDQDHYSIAAVLAQSGLPADWTPPAA from the coding sequence ATGACGTCCCGCCCGACCCGTGCCCTCACCCTGCTGGCCGCCGCCGTGGCCCTGTCGGCCACCACCGTCCCCACCGCCAACGCCGCGCAGAACGGCGCCGAACGGCGTCCGCCGAGGATCGTCGCAGACTGGGCGCATGCCTGGAACGGCACCGACCCGGCCGCGCTCGGCGCCCTGTTCACCGCCGACGGCACCTACACCGACAAGGCCGTGGGCATGACCTTCCGCGGCCCCAAGGAGATAGCCGGGTGGAAGGCGCGCGCCGACCGCCTCATCGACAACGTCCATGTCACGGTGCGCTCTGCCCGGCGCGACGGCACCCGCGTCAGCGTCAAGGCCGTCTACTCAGGCCATCTCAAAGGCGCGCCCAAGCCCTTCGCCGTCCCGATGACCACTCTGCTCGACCTCAACAAGAGCGGCTGCCGTATCACCTCCGACCAGGACCACTACAGCATCGCCGCCGTCCTCGCCCAGTCCGGTCTGCCCGCCGACTGGACCCCGCCCGCGGCTTGA
- a CDS encoding GNAT family N-acetyltransferase, producing the protein MSETLPAAPAAPVVRLRVPTDEDALVWHRIFADPEVMEFHGGAPAELSEYEELTARQRRHDAERGYCLWTVLDGDGAVLGFTGAQPWPHAWGPVGEIEIGWRLARRAWGLGYATAAARTTLERLRAAGVPSVVAMVVAENERSIAVTRRLGMELAETFTTPQSQRTGYCFRLDLRDGAAG; encoded by the coding sequence ATGAGCGAAACGCTTCCCGCCGCTCCCGCCGCGCCGGTGGTGCGGCTGCGCGTGCCCACCGACGAGGACGCCCTGGTCTGGCACCGGATCTTCGCCGATCCGGAGGTGATGGAATTCCACGGCGGGGCGCCCGCCGAGCTGTCCGAATACGAGGAGTTGACAGCACGGCAGCGCAGACATGACGCGGAACGCGGTTACTGCCTCTGGACGGTTCTGGACGGGGACGGCGCGGTGCTCGGGTTCACGGGCGCGCAGCCGTGGCCGCACGCCTGGGGCCCGGTGGGCGAGATCGAGATCGGCTGGCGGCTGGCCAGGCGCGCCTGGGGGTTGGGTTACGCGACCGCCGCGGCCCGCACCACGCTGGAGCGGTTGCGGGCGGCGGGGGTGCCGAGCGTGGTCGCGATGGTGGTGGCGGAGAACGAGCGGTCGATCGCGGTGACCCGGCGGCTCGGTATGGAGCTGGCGGAGACGTTCACGACTCCGCAGTCGCAGCGGACCGGGTATTGCTTCCGGCTGGATCTGCGGGACGGCGCGGCCGGGTAG
- a CDS encoding helix-turn-helix transcriptional regulator, whose product MPPRDNPTARQVRLGGELRKLRERAGKTAREAAGMVSTDQAKISHIEAGRIGVSEERIRKLAVFYACDDEPLIEALCAIAREHRGQHWWDEYRGVLAPGFLDIAELEHHSTGLRCLQPVSFPGVLQTEEYAHALFASVIPSLPENEVQARVEHRMKRRDVLERDDPPRFETIVHEAALRMRVGGRKVIRKQLEYVMSVSERPDVTVRVIPFTTENFFEVTQTVMYASGVVPQLDTAHIDNLFKGAFLDSVADLHRYRTLLDLAGQAALSPEESRSFIHHTAREL is encoded by the coding sequence ATGCCGCCAAGGGACAACCCAACCGCCCGCCAGGTTCGCCTTGGTGGCGAGTTGCGCAAGCTGCGCGAGCGTGCCGGCAAGACGGCCCGCGAGGCGGCGGGAATGGTTTCGACCGATCAAGCCAAGATCAGCCACATCGAAGCCGGGCGCATCGGAGTCAGCGAGGAGCGGATTCGCAAGCTCGCAGTCTTCTACGCCTGCGACGACGAGCCGCTGATCGAGGCGCTCTGCGCCATCGCTCGCGAGCACCGGGGACAACACTGGTGGGACGAGTACCGGGGTGTACTCGCCCCCGGCTTCCTGGACATTGCCGAGCTCGAGCACCACTCAACGGGCCTACGCTGCCTGCAACCGGTTTCGTTCCCAGGTGTACTTCAGACCGAGGAGTACGCACACGCGCTATTCGCCAGCGTGATTCCGTCTCTCCCCGAGAACGAGGTACAGGCTCGCGTCGAGCACCGGATGAAGCGGCGCGATGTACTGGAGCGTGACGATCCACCGAGGTTCGAGACGATCGTGCACGAGGCCGCCCTGCGCATGAGGGTTGGCGGCAGGAAGGTCATCCGCAAGCAGCTTGAGTATGTGATGTCGGTGAGCGAGCGGCCTGACGTGACCGTGCGGGTAATCCCATTCACGACTGAGAATTTCTTCGAGGTCACACAGACTGTGATGTATGCGAGCGGGGTGGTGCCGCAGCTCGACACCGCCCATATCGACAACCTGTTCAAAGGCGCCTTCCTCGACTCAGTGGCCGACCTGCATCGCTATCGCACCCTGCTCGATCTTGCCGGGCAAGCGGCACTCTCCCCCGAAGAGTCGCGGAGTTTCATCCATCACACCGCACGAGAACTGTGA
- a CDS encoding C40 family peptidase, whose product MSHTAHIRSHRKPRPQSASKLALRAGVAGGVLSTIAVAGSAGPANAEPVTETIEMPALTLETPALATAVARSAEASQLAALDAELQSQENAAAVKAAKAAKKAKAEAVRKAEAEKKAEEAARAETRASRSSERTTLSASKSAVSAPSGSVGTVISFLKAQLGDAYVMGATGPNAWDCSSLVQAAYRQVGVDLPRVSQDQSTAGTQVSLDNLQVGDILYWGGAGSAYHTGVYIGDGQYLDAANPGKGVVIQDLSGYPASGAVRVL is encoded by the coding sequence ATGTCCCACACCGCTCACATACGAAGCCACCGGAAGCCCCGTCCGCAGAGCGCATCCAAGCTCGCACTGCGGGCCGGAGTTGCCGGTGGCGTCCTCAGCACCATCGCGGTGGCCGGTAGTGCCGGACCGGCGAACGCCGAGCCGGTGACCGAGACCATCGAAATGCCCGCGCTCACCCTGGAGACCCCGGCGCTCGCCACCGCGGTCGCCCGCTCCGCCGAGGCCAGCCAGCTCGCCGCCCTCGACGCCGAGTTGCAGAGCCAGGAGAACGCGGCGGCCGTGAAGGCGGCCAAGGCTGCCAAGAAGGCCAAGGCCGAGGCCGTCCGCAAGGCCGAGGCCGAGAAGAAGGCCGAGGAGGCCGCCCGCGCCGAGACCCGCGCCTCCCGGAGCTCCGAGCGCACCACGCTCTCCGCGTCGAAGAGCGCCGTCTCCGCTCCCTCCGGTTCGGTCGGGACGGTCATCTCCTTCCTGAAGGCCCAGCTCGGCGACGCCTATGTCATGGGCGCCACCGGCCCCAACGCCTGGGACTGCTCCAGCCTCGTCCAAGCCGCCTACCGCCAGGTCGGCGTGGACCTCCCCCGTGTCTCCCAGGACCAGTCGACGGCCGGCACCCAGGTCTCCCTGGACAACCTCCAGGTCGGCGACATCCTCTACTGGGGAGGTGCCGGCTCGGCCTACCACACCGGCGTCTACATCGGCGACGGCCAGTACCTCGACGCCGCGAACCCCGGCAAGGGCGTCGTCATCCAGGACCTGTCCGGCTACCCGGCGAGCGGCGCGGTTCGCGTGCTCTGA
- a CDS encoding glutaminase, with product MKQADDYQELLGRIAADVAPLIGSGTPAEYIPALASVDPRRFGMAIADLDGTVYGVGDWRLPFSAQSITKVFALALALSLDGDALWERVGREPSGNPFNSLVQLEYENGIPRNPFINAGALVVTDRLQTLTGDASSDLLEFLRAESGNPDLAFDQEVADSEGENGDRNAALAHFMASYGNIANPVPILLDHYFWQCSIRASCADLALAARFLARHGLRADGSRLLSRSEAKQVNAVMMTCGTYDAAGEFAYRVGLPGKSGVGGGIVAVVPGRCTLCVWSPGLDRRGNSVAGVAALDRFTTLTGLSVF from the coding sequence ATGAAGCAGGCGGACGACTACCAGGAACTGCTGGGACGCATCGCCGCGGACGTGGCCCCGCTCATCGGCAGCGGCACACCCGCCGAGTACATCCCCGCGCTCGCGTCCGTCGACCCGCGCCGCTTCGGTATGGCCATCGCCGACCTCGACGGCACCGTGTACGGGGTCGGCGACTGGCGGCTGCCGTTCTCGGCGCAGTCCATCACCAAGGTCTTCGCGCTGGCGCTCGCACTCTCCCTCGACGGGGACGCGCTGTGGGAGCGGGTGGGCCGCGAGCCGTCCGGCAACCCGTTCAACTCGCTCGTGCAACTGGAGTACGAGAACGGCATCCCGCGCAATCCGTTCATCAACGCGGGAGCCCTCGTCGTCACCGACCGGCTCCAGACCCTGACCGGTGACGCCAGCAGCGATCTCCTGGAGTTCCTGCGCGCCGAGAGCGGCAACCCGGACCTGGCCTTCGACCAGGAGGTCGCCGACTCGGAGGGGGAGAACGGCGACCGCAACGCCGCACTGGCCCACTTCATGGCCTCGTACGGCAATATCGCCAATCCTGTGCCGATACTGCTCGACCACTACTTCTGGCAGTGCTCGATCAGGGCGAGCTGCGCCGATCTCGCCCTGGCAGCCCGCTTCCTGGCCCGGCACGGACTGCGCGCCGACGGCAGCCGGCTGCTGAGCCGCAGCGAGGCCAAGCAGGTCAACGCGGTGATGATGACCTGCGGTACGTATGACGCGGCGGGCGAGTTCGCCTACCGCGTCGGGCTGCCCGGCAAGAGCGGGGTGGGCGGCGGGATCGTCGCCGTCGTCCCCGGCCGCTGCACGCTGTGCGTGTGGAGCCCGGGTCTCGACCGGCGCGGCAACTCGGTGGCGGGTGTGGCCGCGCTGGACAGGTTCACGACGCTGACGGGCCTGTCGGTCTTCTGA
- a CDS encoding NADH-quinone oxidoreductase subunit A: MNAYAPILVLGALGAGFAIFSVVMATLVGPKRYNRAKLEAYECGIEPTPTPAGGGRFPIKYYLTAMLFIIFDIEIVFLYPWAVSFDALGIFGLVEMLLFVLTVFVAYAYVWRRGGLEWD; this comes from the coding sequence GTGAATGCCTACGCGCCCATCCTTGTGCTCGGCGCCCTAGGGGCAGGCTTTGCGATCTTCTCCGTGGTCATGGCCACGCTTGTCGGCCCGAAGCGCTACAACCGCGCGAAGCTCGAAGCCTATGAATGCGGCATCGAGCCCACGCCGACGCCGGCCGGAGGGGGCCGCTTCCCGATCAAGTACTACCTGACGGCGATGCTCTTCATCATCTTCGATATCGAGATCGTCTTCCTCTATCCCTGGGCCGTCAGCTTCGACGCGCTGGGGATCTTCGGGCTCGTGGAGATGCTGCTCTTCGTGCTCACCGTCTTCGTCGCCTACGCGTACGTCTGGCGGCGCGGCGGCCTGGAATGGGACTGA